The genomic stretch CGAGCAGGCCCTCGCCCCCGTTGCGTCGCAGGTGGTCGTCGGCTCCCAGTCACCCTGGAACCTGCGCAAGTTCTCGCGTGTCCCGGTTGCCTTCGACCCGACCCTTTTCCTCAACTACACCCCCGGCCGGCGCCAGGCGCCGTATCCGCGCCAGCGCGGAATTCATGGCTTCTGGGACGATTCGCCTCTCGCCCGCAACCCATACACAACACCTCAGGATTACCTCGAAGCCCGCTTAGAAGAGCTGCGCGGTCTCGTACCGGCGGCCATCGAGTGGATGGTCGACATCGGGACGGTGCTCCGTATCGCCGACCTGGGCATTGCGCTCGGCGACGAATTGGCCCGGCACGGCATCGAACTCGCTGCATGGACGCTGCAGGAGCGCGATCCGGTGCAGCCGACGCTCGAGCGGCTGTGGGCCGCCGGCGTGGCCACGGTTATCACCGATGTCCCGATTGCGGTGGCGGCAGCGCTCCGGGCTTACTCCGCCCCGGTTGATGTAAACCCCAGGTAAACCGGGTTCACGGCTGCGTTACGCAATCTCTCCCGGCCCCGCCCGGCTCCAACCGTCGGGAAGGGCCGAACTTCTTTGCAGGGAGAGACTACCCGGGGGGTTGCCTGCATGAAACGACTCGCTACCTGGCTCGCTGCCCGCTCCGCTGCGCACGCCCGCGAAGAAGGGCAGGGACTGGCCGAGTACGCCCTCATCCTCGCTCTCATCGCCCTCGTGTGTGTCGCTGCCCTGGCGACGCTCGGCCAGGCCATCGCGAACTCCCCCGGGTTTACGGTGCTCCCCGGCTCCCTGTAGCTCATCCCCGAGTCAGAGCAGGATCAGTCCGCAGTTGGCCATGGTGCCGGCGACCCAGGCCGGCCCGCCGTCAAGTACACGCAGCGAATTGACGTACCCCGGCGCCCCCGGGATGTACCTCCGCCACTGCTCCCCGTCGAACCGGTACACCGCCGCGTAACACCCCGAAGCCCTGGCGAGCACCTGCTCGACCGGCCCGGCTGGAAGCATCACCAGGTTCCACCCCTGCCAGATCGTGACTGACGCGCCGTCGCCCCGCGGGCCCGGTGTGGGCGTGGGTGATGGTGTCGCGGTGGGCGTTGATGTCGGCGTCCGGGTCGGAGTCGGCGTCGAGGTGACGCTCGGCGAAGCCGGGGGCAGGGTCACTGCTCCCGGGCACGGCTGGTTTGCGGGGTACTGCGCGATCACGATGACCCAGGCAACCCGCCGGCCGTCCGCGCTGGATGCCCTGGCTGCCCCAACGCATTTGAACGGGAGCGACGACGATGGCGTTGACGCCCAGGCTCCGCTCCCCGGATAGGTAATGTCCGCTGCCGCCTGGGCCGCGCTGATGACCAGCGGCTGGCTCGCCGCGTACGCGCGGATGCCTTCGCCGCTCCCGTACGCGTAAGGCGTACCTGACGAGGTCGTGCCCGAATAGCCGCAGTCGAGGGCCCGCTGCGGCCAGGAGCGCCCGAAACCATCGGTGTGGCCGCCCGGCGCGCCGTTGTCGACCTGCCACTGCGCGAACCATGCCGCGGCGGCGTTCAGGGCGCCCGAAACCTGGAGCGGCGTCGACGGCGAGACGCGCTGGTCCCGCCAAGCCTGCACGAGCTGGATGAACTGCGTCTCCTCGGCGTCGAGGGCGTCGTGACTTGTGCCGCAGGGGCCCGCCGCCCTGGCCGGTGCGTGGAGGGCGGCAGCGGCAGCGAGCAGGGCCGTCCCGGCAGCGAGCGCAGGCAGAAACAACCATCGCATGGGCATCACCAACAGCGGGGGCGCTGGCGCTCTCACCATAACACCCGGTTGACGATCAACGTCAACGGAAACCGTCTGGCGACCCGCCGTTTGCCGGCGTACCATTGCGCAGGAACATGACGGCAACGCTCACGACCTCGACGCGGCCCCGCGCAAACCCCGGTGGGCGGATTGCCGTTCCTCGCCTCCCGCGTCGTCTCGTCCCAAGGCCGCGCCTTGTTGGCCGCATCCAGGAAGCGATAGGCAATGGCGTCATTGGGGTCATTGCCCCGGCGGGCTACGGCAAGTCGACGGCCGTGGCCCTCGCGCTGGAGGAAGTCGACTACGAACCGCGATGGGTGTCGCTCGACAGCACCGCCCACGCGCCCGAGGCGCTCGCCCACCAGCTCGGCTGCGCGCTCTACCGCAACCGGCTTGCTCCCCCTCCGCCGACCGCCCTCCGGCTGAGCGACCTGCAGGCATATATCGGAGCCGCTGTGCACGACGTCGCCGCATCGACGCCGCGCCCGATCCTTCTCGTCATCGATAACGTGCACGAACTCGCCGACTCGCACGAGTCCCTCCATCTCCTCGGCTGGCTCATCGAGGCGATGAGCGATGGACATGAGGTCGTGCTGGTCGGCCGCGAACTCCCGTTCCTCCCGTCGATAAACGAACGGGTCGCGACCGGCGAGGTAACGGTCATCGATGCCACCGTGCTCGCCTTCTCGGCCGATGAGGTCCGGGCCGCCATCGATGTCACCGGCGCCAGGGCGGACCCGCGGCACGTGCTCGAGCAGACCGGGGGCTGGCCGGTTGGCGTGATGGCGACCCTTGCCGGTGATGCCGTCCCAGGGGTTTCCCCCGCTGATTTCCATCGGTACCTCGCCAGCGAAGTCTGGTCCCGCGTCCCGGCCAACCTCCGCCAGATGCTTCACCGCCTGGCGCTTCAACCCTCGATTGAACGCTCCTTCGTCGAAATCGAGTTCGGCCTCCGCGCCTGGCGGGACCTCGTCGCGTGGCTGAACCGGCGCGACTTCCTCTGCGAACACCTCTCGGCCCGGGAGTTCCGCCTGAACCCGCTCCTGCGCCAGTTCATCGCCGACGACTTTGCTGCCACCGACCCCGAAGGATTCCAATCGGCCATGGAGGGCGTGCTCTCCTCCCTCACCAGGATGGCGCGGTACGCCGAGGCGGTGGAGATGGCCCGGGTCCAGGGCACGGAGCTGCAGCTCGCCGACCTGCTGACCCGCTACGGGCACCACCTGATCATTCGCGGCTCCTTCTCCCTCCTGAAGGAAGCGTTTGCCTCGCTCGGACATGCCACGCTTGAACGGTCTCCTCTCCTGCATGCCCTGAAAGCGCGGGTCGAAGCCCACATCGGCGACCCCGATGAGGCGCTTCGTCTCGCGGCGCAGCTGATTGCCGCACCGGGGGCGTGTGGCCCGGCCCGCATCCATGCACACCTTGCCCGCCTGCGTGCTCTCCGCCTCCTCGGCCGACACGAGGAACTGCTTGCCGAGGCCGAACATCTCCGTGCCATCGACTGGTCCGGCGATGCGGCACTCCGCGCCGAAGTCGTTTTCCAGCGCGCCGAGATAGAGCTCAGTGTTACCCGGAACTTCCAGCGCGCCGAAGAGCTCCTCCGCCTGGCTATCGATGAGGCCGAGCGTCACCAGGTCTCACCCCTCGACCTGCTCGCCCGTTCAACGCTCGGCCAGGCCCTCGCCATGCACGGCGACGCGCCCGCAGCGGTAACGATGCTGACTCGTGCGGCCCAGGGCTGGCGTGCCCTTGGGCGCTCGTCCAATCTCGGCTGGACCCTGAACAACCTCGGGATGGCGCATCTCGACGCCGGTGATTTCCGGAGCGCCGTCGCCGTCCTCGAAGAGGCCGTGGCCGAAGGCATCGCCTGCGGCAACCGCCGGAACGTCGCGTATGCTACCGGGTCCCTCGGGGATGCCGAACTCGCCCTCGGACATTTCCGCAAGGCGCAGGAGCACTTCGAGGAGGCTATTCGCATCTGCGCCAACGAGGCCCTCGACGAGACACTTGCAGCGCTCGCCATTGCTGGCCTGTCTGCTGCGTACCTTGGCCAGGGCGACCTCCAGCAGGCCGACTTCTTCGCGCGCCGGGCAATGCTCGTGGCGCTCGCCTCTGGCAACCCCTACGAAATCGCGTACTGCCGGCTTCGCCAGGCCGCCGTCGATCTCGCGGCCGGGAACGCCGCCTCAGCTGTCTCCCTGGCCCGTGAAGCCGCCGAGGCGTTCGAGCAGATGGACGTCGCGCCGATGGCGGCCGCCGGCTGGTATCGGGTGGCCATGGCCCAGTTCCGCGCGAACCGGCGCGCCGAAGCCCAGGATTCACTCGCGAAGTGCGCTGAAGCGATCCGCCAGCCGTGGATGACGCAATCCCTCATCCCGCTCGTCCGCGAGAACCCGATGTTCGCCCAGTGGGCTGCTTCCCGCCCTGCTGCAGGTCGCTGGTTCCGCGACATCCTCGAGCGACAGAGCTTCCTCGTCAGCGGCGATGCCGCCGAACCCGAGCCCGAGCCCGGCACTGGCCGGTTCCCACGCGTGGTGGCGCGGAGTCTTGGGCGCGTGGCGGTCACCGTTGGCGGGCGGCAGGTAAGCGACGAGCAGTGGGCCAGCATCCGTGCGAAGGAGCTGTTCTTCCTTCTCCTCGCGCACCGCGATGGCATCCGCAAGGAGCAGGCGGTTGAAATGCTCTACCCCGAGCTGCCGCGGGAGAAGTGCAACTCTGCCTTCCACTCCAACCTCTACCGGGTCCGGCGTGCTCTCTACCAGGATTGCGTCATCAAGCAGGACGGTGCATATCTCCTGAACCCTGAGGGCCAGTTCGAGTGGGACGTCGAGAAGTTCGAGGCTGCCGTCGAGCGGGCCCACCGGGCGCAGCCGGGCAGCAAGGAGCGGGCCCTCGCCTTCCAGGAGGCGCTCGAGCTCTACGAGGGTCCGTTCGCGGAGGTGTTCGAGTCCGAATGGGCGGCGGGGGTGCGCGCGCGCCTGCACGAAGCGGCGCACGCGTCCCTTGCTGCGCTCGCCGGGTACTTCGCCGCGCGGAACGATTTCGAGTCGGCCGTTCTCTGCCTCGAACGCATCCTCCGCAACGATCGCTTCAACGAAGAGGCCGCCTACGAGCTTGCCCGCTACCGGAGCCGCGCCGGGCAGGCGGTCCAGGCGCTGCATTTCATCGACCAGTATGCCGAGCTGTACGAGCAGGAGCTGGGCGAGCCCCTGCCCGAGCGCTTCTTCGAGCTGCGCGCTGCCATCGCGGCCGGCGTAGCGGTGTAATCCCGGGCCGGCTGTGCAGCTCGCGAGAATTTCGCGATAACCGGGTGCTTACCTTCGGGCCCGACAACACGGTCCTGGAGGAACCCGCTCGTGACTCGCCGCCTCGTTTCCCTCGCCATCTCCGTTTCGGCGCTCGCCATCATCGCCCTCGCTGGCGCGGCCCCCTATCAGTCCTGGTAGTCCGCGGGGGTAACGGGGCCCCTGCAGCCGGTCAGGAAATTCGCGACAATCGCCCGCATGAAACGCCATGCGGGCGATTTGGCTGTCCTCGGGGTCGCTGCCGCCATCTTCCTCGCCCAGCAGCTCGCCATCTCGTACATGCCGCTCGACGGCGCCGCCGGAGCCGCCCGGCGGCTGCTCTTCCTCGTCACCACCATCGCCCTTGCTGGCCTTGCGCTTCATTTCCGCCGCTTCATCGGTGCCTGGCTCGTTGCCGCCGGCATCCTGTTCAACCTCATTCCGATGATGGCTCACGGGGGAGCGATGCCAATCGATTACGCCATCATCGAGCGCTCCGGCGCCTTCCCGGAAGTCACCGAAGCTGACATCGGGCGCCAGACCAACCACGGGAAAGACATCGTCCTTCGGCGCGACGAAATCCGCTTCTTCTGGCTCTCCGACCGATACATCGTCGACCTGCCGCTCTACGGGACCAACATCTACTCCCTGGGCGACTTTGTTCTTTTCGCCGGGCTGGGCCTCATCGTGCTGCAGGCGGCCTTCGAGGCGCTCCGGCCGGCCCCGGTTCCCCGGCCCGCGGCCGATCTGCCCCCCGACCACGCCGGGGGAAGCGAGCGGTGACCCGCTTCGTCGTCTATGGTGCCGGCGCCGTCGGAGGGACCATCGGCGCCCGCCTGTTCGAAGCCGGGCACGAGGTGGTCCTCATTTGCCGCGGCAGTCACCTCGATGTCATCCGCTCGGAAGGCCTGCTGTTCCGCACGCCGGAGGGCGAACGGCGGCTGCGCATCCCTGCTGCGGGAAGCCCCGCAGAGGTGGCGTGGCGCGCTGGCGACGTTGTCCTCCTGTGCATGAAGACCCAGGACACCGCGGCCGCACTCGTCGAGCTGGAACGATGGGTCGGCTGCCGGGTTCCGGTAATATGCGCCCAAAACGGCGTCGAGAACGAGCGCCTCGCAGCACGCCGGTTTACCGATGTCTACGCAATGCTCGTCGCGCTCCCGGCCGTGCACCTCGAGCCGGGAGTCGTTGTCGCCTCTGGAGCGCCGCTCAGCGGCTGCCTCCACGCTGGGCGCTACCCCCGGGGCACCGACCCGCTGATTCGCGCTGTTTGCGGCGCGCTCGACGGTGCCGGCTTCCGCAGCGAGGCCGTCGACGATGCCCTGGCCCTCAAGTACCGCAAACTGCTGCTGAACCTTGGCAATGGGCTCGACGTCATCCTCGGGACCAGCTCCTGGGGTGCAGGGGGCGAGGTCGGCGAATTCCTTGCCCTGCTGCGCGCCGAAGGCGAGGCCTGCTACCAGGCTGCCGGCATCCGCGCGGTTTCCCCCGCCGAATACGCCGAGCGTGTCACCCGCCATTACCGCTCGGTAACGGTCACGGGCGAAGGCCGGGCCGGGAGTTCGACCCTTCAGAGCGTGCTCCGAGGGCACACCGTCACCGAAGTCGACTACCTCAACGGCGAGATCGTCCTGCTCGGTGCGCTCCATGGCGTCCCGACCCCGGCGAACCGCCTCGTCCGGGAACTCGCGACCCGGATTGCCGCCGCCGGGGGCGACGGCCCGCACGCCGCCATCGGCGACCTTCGGCGGATGCTCGCCGGAGGCTAGCCGCCAAATCCACGCGGCGCCCATGCCTCGTACAGGTGCACAGCGCCGCCGAAGACCGTGTACGATGCCGACGGCGCCCGTCGCCCGGTCTCCACGCAAGACTGTCAACGACCGACGGCAAGTACGGGCTTTGGCCCGGGCTGGGTCGTGGGCCTCAAAGCGAAACTCCATGCGCTGTGGGTAAGTACCGGGATGAGCATCGCCGACCTCCCTGGGTTCGAAGACTGGCTCGAGGGGCTTCTCGGACCCGACCACGGCCGGCGCCTCGCAGCAGTCGGTGGCGAACGTATCGTCCTCTCGAAAGTTCCGCCCGGGCTGCCCGGGTCCGTGCTGGATGCGGTCGAACGGGTCCCCGCGCTTTCGTCTCCCGGAGCGCTCCAGCTCCTCGCGCCGGAGGGCGTCGGCGGCGTTCGTGCGTGGCGTGCCGCCGCTGACCGCGCGCTCGAAGACGCCCGGCACTCCGGTGCGATCGATGATGACGGGTTCGCCGCCATCCGCATTGGCATCGATGCGGTCGAGGCGCTCCTCGCGTCCTGCTGCTGGACGGATGACGGCAGCCCCGGCTGGGCGCCGGGCCCCGCCGAGCGGGCGGCCCTCGCCGAAGTGTCTGCGCGGCTTGCTCCTGGCCGCGATAGCCTGTTCACGCGCTACTACGGCGAGTTCGAGGGGCGCCCGGTTGAGTCCCACTGCCCCGGTGCACCCGTCGCCCGGCGCATCTTCGACGCGGCCCGTGAGGTCCTCGAAGCCAGCGTTCCCGGGGCAAACTCGGCTTGCCCGGGAGCCGGCGCGACCGTAACATGAGCGAGTCTGGCCCCGTGGTGTAGTGGTCTAACATGCCACCCTGTCAAGGTGGAGATCGGCGGTTCGAATCCGCTCGGGGTCGCCAGGTCAGCCGCACAGGAGCCCGGGAAAGCCCGGGCTTCTTCGTGCTCACCAGCAACGCTGCCCATTGCTCTGGCGCGAGTGCTACCCCAGCCGCTGGTGGCCCGGCTCGGTCTCCCACGGCGGGGCGATCTGATGGTAGCCGCCGCCTGCAGTCCAGCCGCCGTCCACGTACAGGATGTGCCCGGTCACGAACTTCGAGGCATCCGAAGCCAGGTAGATAATCGCTCCCTCAAGGTCCTCCGGCTGGCCGAGCCGCCCCATCGGCGTTCGGGAAATCGCGTGGTCCCGCGTGCCCGGGGTCGATTCAAAAACCTTGCCCATCAGCTCCGTGCCGTCAAAGTACGACGGCGCGATGGCGTTCACCCTGATGCCTTCCCGTGCATACTCCAGCGCCAGCACCCGGGTGAGCGCGTCGACGCCGCCCTTGGCCGCGTGGTAGGACGCTGCCCGGAACTCGCTTCCAACCCGCCCAAGGATGGAGCTGATATTGATGATGACCCCGCCAGTGCCCTGCGCCAGCATCTGCCGGGCAGCGAGGCGGCAGCCGTTGATGGTCGCAAGCAGGTCCAGCTCGACCACGGACCGCATCCGCTTGAAGCTGCCGAGGTCGTGCCGCAGGCCGGAGCGGTCGGTGTAGCCGGCATTGTTGACCATAATGTCGATCCGCCCGAACCGCTCGACGGTCCGTTCGAACAGCCGCTCGAACTGCTCCTCGTCGGTGATGTCCGCCGGGTACGCCTCGGCCTCAACGCCGTATCGCCGCAGCATCGCAGCGGTTTGCTCGATGAGCTCCTGTCGCCGCGCCGTGACGACGACATTCGCCCCGGCCCGGGCGAGCCCCCGCGCGAAGGCTACCCCAAGCCCGCTCGACGCCCCCGTCACCAGGGCGACTTTGCCGTCAAGGCTGAACAGCTGGGCGAGCGCAGGGTCCATCGGTGCGTCTCCGGGTGCAGGGGTTGCGCGGATCTTACGTGCCTTCCCGAGGCGGGGTCACCCGATGAGCCGCGCGGGCGGCCGATTCGGATTCGCCTTCTCCCGCCGGATGATTTCTGCAATCTCGTTCACCGTGTCCTGGAGCCGCCCGTGCCGGTTAATGACGACGTAATCATTGTTCTCGATGTCGTCGAGCTCGTCTTCGAGGGCCGCGATGCGCCTGGCCAGGCTCTCCGCATCCTCACTGCCGCGCCCG from Tepidiforma thermophila encodes the following:
- a CDS encoding DUF5317 family protein, with protein sequence MKRHAGDLAVLGVAAAIFLAQQLAISYMPLDGAAGAARRLLFLVTTIALAGLALHFRRFIGAWLVAAGILFNLIPMMAHGGAMPIDYAIIERSGAFPEVTEADIGRQTNHGKDIVLRRDEIRFFWLSDRYIVDLPLYGTNIYSLGDFVLFAGLGLIVLQAAFEALRPAPVPRPAADLPPDHAGGSER
- a CDS encoding Flp family type IVb pilin, which gives rise to MKRLATWLAARSAAHAREEGQGLAEYALILALIALVCVAALATLGQAIANSPGFTVLPGSL
- a CDS encoding glycerophosphodiester phosphodiesterase, with protein sequence MDGDDEGLRRALLPGVAGRQRTICCHSATLSGDHAPNSLEAVQECVAAGVPRLEVDVRFAADDGLVCFHDASLDAQTTGAGRIADHTTLELRALTYRSAGESLALLEEVVDAIRGSSTMLQVDLKLSRPISPDRVKRLEQALAPVASQVVVGSQSPWNLRKFSRVPVAFDPTLFLNYTPGRRQAPYPRQRGIHGFWDDSPLARNPYTTPQDYLEARLEELRGLVPAAIEWMVDIGTVLRIADLGIALGDELARHGIELAAWTLQERDPVQPTLERLWAAGVATVITDVPIAVAAALRAYSAPVDVNPR
- a CDS encoding ketopantoate reductase family protein, with the translated sequence MTRFVVYGAGAVGGTIGARLFEAGHEVVLICRGSHLDVIRSEGLLFRTPEGERRLRIPAAGSPAEVAWRAGDVVLLCMKTQDTAAALVELERWVGCRVPVICAQNGVENERLAARRFTDVYAMLVALPAVHLEPGVVVASGAPLSGCLHAGRYPRGTDPLIRAVCGALDGAGFRSEAVDDALALKYRKLLLNLGNGLDVILGTSSWGAGGEVGEFLALLRAEGEACYQAAGIRAVSPAEYAERVTRHYRSVTVTGEGRAGSSTLQSVLRGHTVTEVDYLNGEIVLLGALHGVPTPANRLVRELATRIAAAGGDGPHAAIGDLRRMLAGG
- a CDS encoding SDR family NAD(P)-dependent oxidoreductase encodes the protein MDPALAQLFSLDGKVALVTGASSGLGVAFARGLARAGANVVVTARRQELIEQTAAMLRRYGVEAEAYPADITDEEQFERLFERTVERFGRIDIMVNNAGYTDRSGLRHDLGSFKRMRSVVELDLLATINGCRLAARQMLAQGTGGVIINISSILGRVGSEFRAASYHAAKGGVDALTRVLALEYAREGIRVNAIAPSYFDGTELMGKVFESTPGTRDHAISRTPMGRLGQPEDLEGAIIYLASDASKFVTGHILYVDGGWTAGGGYHQIAPPWETEPGHQRLG
- a CDS encoding tetratricopeptide repeat protein, translating into MTATLTTSTRPRANPGGRIAVPRLPRRLVPRPRLVGRIQEAIGNGVIGVIAPAGYGKSTAVALALEEVDYEPRWVSLDSTAHAPEALAHQLGCALYRNRLAPPPPTALRLSDLQAYIGAAVHDVAASTPRPILLVIDNVHELADSHESLHLLGWLIEAMSDGHEVVLVGRELPFLPSINERVATGEVTVIDATVLAFSADEVRAAIDVTGARADPRHVLEQTGGWPVGVMATLAGDAVPGVSPADFHRYLASEVWSRVPANLRQMLHRLALQPSIERSFVEIEFGLRAWRDLVAWLNRRDFLCEHLSAREFRLNPLLRQFIADDFAATDPEGFQSAMEGVLSSLTRMARYAEAVEMARVQGTELQLADLLTRYGHHLIIRGSFSLLKEAFASLGHATLERSPLLHALKARVEAHIGDPDEALRLAAQLIAAPGACGPARIHAHLARLRALRLLGRHEELLAEAEHLRAIDWSGDAALRAEVVFQRAEIELSVTRNFQRAEELLRLAIDEAERHQVSPLDLLARSTLGQALAMHGDAPAAVTMLTRAAQGWRALGRSSNLGWTLNNLGMAHLDAGDFRSAVAVLEEAVAEGIACGNRRNVAYATGSLGDAELALGHFRKAQEHFEEAIRICANEALDETLAALAIAGLSAAYLGQGDLQQADFFARRAMLVALASGNPYEIAYCRLRQAAVDLAAGNAASAVSLAREAAEAFEQMDVAPMAAAGWYRVAMAQFRANRRAEAQDSLAKCAEAIRQPWMTQSLIPLVRENPMFAQWAASRPAAGRWFRDILERQSFLVSGDAAEPEPEPGTGRFPRVVARSLGRVAVTVGGRQVSDEQWASIRAKELFFLLLAHRDGIRKEQAVEMLYPELPREKCNSAFHSNLYRVRRALYQDCVIKQDGAYLLNPEGQFEWDVEKFEAAVERAHRAQPGSKERALAFQEALELYEGPFAEVFESEWAAGVRARLHEAAHASLAALAGYFAARNDFESAVLCLERILRNDRFNEEAAYELARYRSRAGQAVQALHFIDQYAELYEQELGEPLPERFFELRAAIAAGVAV